A genomic segment from [Flavobacterium] thermophilum encodes:
- the rocA1_1 gene encoding 1-pyrroline-5-carboxylate dehydrogenase 1 translates to MGPVIDQGAYNKIMEYIEIGKEEGRLMTGGEGDDSKGFFIQPTVFADVDPNARIMQEEIFGPVVAFAKARDFDHALEIANNTEYGLTGAVISRNRANLEKARHEFHVGNLYFNRGCTGAIVGYQPFGGFNMSGTDSKAGGPDYLILHMQAKTVSEMF, encoded by the coding sequence ATGGGGCCTGTCATCGACCAAGGGGCGTACAACAAAATTATGGAGTATATCGAAATCGGCAAGGAGGAAGGCCGTCTCATGACCGGCGGGGAAGGAGACGACTCGAAAGGGTTCTTCATCCAGCCGACCGTGTTTGCGGATGTCGACCCGAACGCGCGCATCATGCAGGAGGAAATTTTCGGCCCGGTCGTGGCGTTTGCGAAAGCGCGCGACTTTGACCATGCGCTTGAGATTGCGAACAACACGGAATACGGATTGACAGGCGCCGTCATCTCGCGCAATCGGGCGAATCTTGAAAAAGCGCGGCACGAGTTCCATGTCGGCAACTTGTACTTCAACCGCGGCTGCACAGGGGCGATCGTCGGGTATCAGCCGTTTGGCGGCTTCAACATGTCAGGCACTGACTCGAAAGCGGGCGGCCCGGACTATTTGATCCTCCATATGCAAGCGAAAACCGTATCGGAAATGTTTTAA
- the rocA gene encoding 1-pyrroline-5-carboxylate dehydrogenase, translating into MAYKFVEVLEEAGLPAGVLNYIPGSGAEVGDYLVDHPRTRFISFTGSRDVGIRIYERAAKVHPGQIWLKRVIAEMGGKDGIIVDKERTSNWRRNRSWRRRLATLGKNARRARAPLSSKMCMTKC; encoded by the coding sequence GTGGCGTATAAATTTGTGGAAGTGTTGGAAGAAGCGGGGCTTCCGGCTGGTGTGTTGAACTATATTCCGGGCAGCGGAGCCGAAGTCGGGGATTATCTCGTCGACCATCCGCGCACACGATTTATCAGCTTCACCGGATCGCGGGATGTCGGCATCCGCATTTATGAGCGGGCGGCGAAAGTGCATCCGGGGCAAATTTGGCTAAAGCGCGTCATCGCGGAAATGGGCGGCAAAGACGGCATCATTGTCGATAAAGAGCGGACCTCGAACTGGCGGCGCAATCGATCGTGGCGTCGGCGTTTGGCTACTCTGGGCAAAAATGCTCGGCGTGCTCGCGCGCCATTATCGTCGAAGATGTGTATGACCAAGTGTTGA